From the genome of Bosea sp. Tri-49, one region includes:
- a CDS encoding phosphoenolpyruvate carboxykinase — translation METIGHVNPNSGADKFGFRGLKAVYWNFEAARLYEESLRRGESQLARGGALCADTGTHTGRSPKDKFVVKDALTEKSVWWENNGAISSEQFETLLGDFLKHAEGKELFAQDLYGGADPAHRVKARVFTELAWHSLFIRNLLIRPEAGEIAGYVPELTIVDLPSFRAAPKRHGCRSETVIAIDFSRKIVLIGGSAYAGEMKKSVFTYLNYTLPAKGVVPMHCSANVGSKNDPAIFFGLSGTGKTTLSADPDRTLIGDDEHGWSKDGIFNFEGGCYAKTIRLSAEAEPQIYAASQRFGTVLENIVMDPISREVDFDDESKTENTRSAYPLDAIPNASRSGRAGTPKNIVMLTADAFGVMPPIAKLTPAEAMYHFLSGYTAKVAGTERGLVGVQPEFSTCFGSPFLPRHPSEYANLLRDFIAKHHVDCWLVNTGWTGGGYGTGRRMPIRVTRRLLTAALDGSLNRADFRRDPYFGFAVPTSVPGVEPHILYPVKTWADKAAFAETAKKLIGMFAENFAKFEPHVDDAVKAAAPTSSLAA, via the coding sequence GTGGAGACCATCGGTCACGTCAACCCGAATAGCGGCGCCGATAAATTCGGCTTCCGTGGGCTTAAGGCCGTCTACTGGAACTTCGAGGCGGCGCGCCTCTACGAGGAATCGCTGCGGCGCGGCGAATCACAGCTCGCCCGCGGCGGCGCGCTCTGCGCCGATACCGGCACCCATACCGGCCGCTCGCCCAAGGACAAGTTCGTCGTCAAGGACGCGCTGACCGAGAAGAGCGTTTGGTGGGAGAACAACGGCGCGATCTCGTCGGAGCAGTTCGAGACCCTGCTCGGCGACTTCCTAAAGCATGCCGAAGGCAAGGAGCTGTTCGCACAAGACCTCTATGGCGGCGCCGATCCGGCTCACCGGGTGAAGGCACGGGTCTTTACCGAACTCGCCTGGCACTCGCTCTTCATCCGCAACCTCCTGATCCGGCCCGAGGCCGGCGAGATCGCGGGTTACGTGCCCGAGCTGACGATCGTCGACCTGCCGAGCTTCAGGGCGGCTCCGAAGCGCCATGGCTGCCGCAGCGAGACTGTCATCGCGATCGACTTCTCCCGCAAGATCGTGCTGATCGGCGGCTCTGCCTATGCCGGCGAGATGAAGAAATCGGTCTTCACCTATCTGAACTACACGCTGCCGGCCAAGGGCGTGGTGCCGATGCACTGCTCAGCCAATGTCGGCTCCAAGAATGATCCGGCGATCTTCTTCGGCCTCTCCGGCACCGGCAAGACCACCCTCTCGGCCGATCCCGACCGCACCCTGATCGGCGACGACGAGCATGGCTGGTCGAAGGACGGCATTTTCAACTTCGAGGGCGGCTGCTACGCCAAGACGATCCGCCTCTCGGCCGAGGCCGAGCCACAGATCTATGCGGCGTCGCAGCGCTTCGGCACCGTGCTCGAGAACATCGTCATGGATCCGATCTCGCGCGAGGTCGATTTCGACGATGAGAGCAAGACCGAAAACACCCGTTCGGCCTATCCGCTCGACGCCATCCCGAACGCCTCGCGCTCGGGCCGTGCCGGCACGCCGAAGAACATCGTGATGCTGACCGCCGACGCTTTCGGCGTGATGCCGCCGATCGCCAAGCTGACCCCGGCCGAGGCGATGTATCACTTCCTCTCCGGCTACACCGCCAAGGTCGCCGGCACCGAGCGCGGGCTCGTCGGCGTCCAGCCGGAGTTCTCGACCTGCTTCGGCTCGCCCTTCCTGCCGCGCCACCCGTCGGAATACGCCAACTTGCTGCGTGACTTCATCGCCAAGCACCATGTCGACTGCTGGCTGGTGAACACCGGCTGGACCGGCGGCGGCTATGGCACCGGCCGGCGCATGCCGATCCGCGTCACGCGGCGGCTTTTGACCGCGGCGCTCGACGGTTCGCTCAACCGCGCCGATTTCCGCCGGGATCCGTATTTCGGTTTCGCCGTTCCCACTTCGGTGCCCGGCGTCGAGCCGCACATCCTCTACCCGGTCAAGACTTGGGCTGACAAAGCCGCCTTCGCCGAGACAGCGAAGAAGCTGATCGGCATGTTCGCGGAGAATTTCGCGAAGTTCGAGCCTCATGTCGACGACGCGGTGAAGGCGGCGGCGCCGACGAGCTCGCTCGCGGCTTGA
- a CDS encoding M48 family metallopeptidase: MRFSLFRRKPDPDRIEVGHAGLLYPVTVRRRSTARRLTLRVSQATGEITLTLPERVDFATGRIFAEKHGGWIAARLAKRPQGVPFEPGAVVPLRGVPHRIVHWTRVRGLTRAALSAEGEPIIAVCGEAGHVARRVKDFLRREALADLEKSVRAHTAVLGIPARKITLRDTTSRWGSCSSKGHLSFSWRLILAPASVLDYLAAHEVAHLKEMNHSHRFWALTHKLCPRTDDAEAWLKRHGASLHGYG; this comes from the coding sequence ATGCGGTTCTCCCTGTTCAGGCGCAAGCCCGATCCCGACCGGATCGAGGTCGGCCATGCCGGCCTTCTCTATCCGGTCACCGTCAGGCGGCGCTCGACGGCGCGGCGGCTGACGCTGCGCGTCTCGCAGGCGACCGGTGAGATCACCCTGACGTTGCCCGAGCGCGTCGACTTCGCGACCGGCCGCATCTTCGCCGAGAAGCATGGCGGCTGGATCGCGGCGCGCCTCGCCAAGCGCCCGCAGGGCGTGCCGTTCGAGCCCGGCGCCGTCGTGCCGCTACGTGGAGTGCCGCACCGCATCGTGCACTGGACCAGAGTGCGTGGGCTGACCCGCGCCGCGCTCTCGGCCGAGGGCGAGCCGATCATTGCGGTCTGCGGCGAGGCGGGCCATGTCGCGCGCCGGGTCAAGGACTTCCTGCGCCGCGAGGCCCTCGCCGATCTCGAGAAATCGGTGCGCGCACATACCGCCGTGCTCGGCATCCCGGCGCGCAAGATCACGCTGCGCGACACCACCAGCCGCTGGGGCTCATGCTCCTCGAAAGGGCATCTCAGCTTCTCCTGGCGGCTGATCCTGGCTCCGGCTTCGGTGCTCGACTATCTCGCCGCCCATGAGGTCGCCCATCTCAAGGAGATGAACCATTCGCATCGCTTCTGGGCGCTGACGCACAAGCTCTGCCCGCGCACTGACGATGCGGAGGCCTGGCTCAAGCGCCATGGTGCGAGCCTGCACGGCTATGGCTGA
- a CDS encoding Lnb N-terminal periplasmic domain-containing protein — MRRLLLVLLQLLLTLVVLGAASWGAGLLAFRLPGATGIAAAIGFGLAGLAGAVGLWTGAPRLPLAFAVLFVGLLGWWGSLKPSHERNWIPELARLPQMSVADGRLTVTNLRHFTWRTESDYDQRWETRSYDLSRIQGADLFLSYWSGEAIAHLLVSFTFADSQPLTMSIEVRREQGEEWSALAGFFRSYEMAYVAADERDLIGLRTQARGEDTRLFRLAATPQQARDLLLAYATDINELAQKPRWYNTLTTNCTTVVYHLVGQVAPGWKFSLPLDPRVLLSGYLAGYLKDIGAIRQDLPLDELVKLGRIGDKARALPPDSPEFSRVIRTGVPNARN; from the coding sequence ATGCGCCGCCTCCTTCTCGTCTTGCTCCAGCTTCTCCTGACCCTCGTCGTTCTCGGCGCTGCCAGCTGGGGCGCCGGGCTGCTCGCCTTCCGGTTGCCGGGAGCGACCGGCATCGCTGCTGCAATAGGCTTTGGCCTCGCCGGGCTCGCCGGCGCCGTCGGGCTCTGGACCGGCGCGCCGCGCCTGCCGCTCGCCTTCGCCGTGCTCTTCGTCGGTCTGCTCGGCTGGTGGGGCAGCCTCAAGCCCTCGCATGAGCGCAACTGGATCCCCGAGCTGGCGCGCCTGCCGCAGATGAGCGTGGCGGACGGACGCCTGACGGTGACCAATCTGCGTCATTTCACCTGGCGCACCGAGAGCGACTACGACCAGCGCTGGGAAACCCGCAGCTACGACCTGTCACGGATCCAGGGTGCCGATCTCTTCCTGTCCTACTGGTCGGGCGAGGCGATCGCGCATCTCCTGGTGAGCTTCACCTTCGCCGACAGCCAACCGCTGACGATGTCGATCGAGGTCCGGCGCGAGCAGGGCGAGGAATGGTCGGCGCTGGCCGGCTTCTTCCGCAGCTATGAGATGGCCTATGTCGCTGCCGACGAGCGCGACCTGATCGGCCTCAGGACCCAGGCGCGTGGCGAGGACACCCGCCTGTTCCGACTGGCCGCCACGCCGCAGCAGGCGCGCGACCTGCTGCTCGCCTATGCCACGGATATCAACGAGCTGGCGCAGAAGCCGCGCTGGTACAACACGCTGACGACGAACTGTACCACAGTCGTCTACCACCTCGTCGGTCAGGTCGCGCCCGGCTGGAAGTTCTCGCTGCCCCTGGACCCTCGCGTGCTGCTTTCGGGCTACCTGGCAGGCTATCTCAAGGATATCGGGGCGATACGCCAGGACCTGCCGCTCGACGAGCTCGTCAAGCTCGGCCGGATCGGTGACAAGGCCCGCGCGCTTCCGCCCGACAGCCCCGAATTCTCCCGCGTCATCCGCACGGGCGTGCCGAACGCACGGAACTGA
- a CDS encoding LysR family transcriptional regulator produces the protein MAVAMTLDIDAVRAFVAIAEQRSFTRAATALGSHQAAVSLRLKRLEERLGHRLIERTPRLVRLSAQGAMFLDEARAFLAAHDRALLALSNARRRFCLGIAAHVFGPEVPTLLARLNAHDPGLMIEVQLGHSRALLEAFDKGELDAAIVRRDDDRRPAEVLAPELFGWFAAPDFEYRQGEPLRLATLSSTCGVRDIATKALDAAGIPWVEVFIGGGSIAVDAAVAAGLAVSAFSCRLAPAGTVEVSRRFGLPDLPASEIVMVSTLTDARSRAALRTLAAAFREHRPIVC, from the coding sequence ATGGCTGTTGCCATGACACTCGACATCGATGCCGTCAGAGCCTTCGTTGCGATTGCGGAGCAGCGCAGTTTCACCCGCGCCGCTACGGCGCTGGGCAGCCATCAGGCCGCTGTCAGCCTCAGGCTGAAGCGGCTGGAGGAGCGTCTCGGCCACCGCTTGATTGAGCGGACGCCGCGGCTCGTGCGCCTATCGGCGCAGGGGGCGATGTTCCTCGACGAAGCTCGCGCCTTCCTCGCCGCGCACGATCGCGCGTTGTTGGCGCTTAGCAATGCGCGCCGCCGTTTCTGTCTTGGCATCGCCGCGCATGTCTTCGGGCCGGAGGTGCCGACGCTGCTGGCGCGGCTCAACGCGCACGACCCCGGCCTGATGATCGAGGTGCAGCTCGGTCATTCCCGCGCCTTGCTCGAGGCCTTCGACAAGGGCGAGCTCGATGCGGCGATCGTCCGCCGCGACGATGATCGCCGGCCGGCCGAGGTCCTGGCGCCGGAATTGTTCGGCTGGTTCGCCGCTCCGGATTTCGAGTACCGCCAGGGCGAGCCGCTGCGGCTCGCGACGCTCTCGTCGACCTGTGGCGTGCGCGACATTGCCACCAAGGCGCTCGACGCCGCCGGCATCCCCTGGGTCGAGGTCTTCATCGGTGGCGGTTCGATCGCGGTCGATGCGGCGGTCGCCGCGGGCCTGGCCGTCTCGGCCTTCTCCTGTCGGCTCGCTCCCGCCGGCACGGTCGAGGTCAGCCGCCGTTTCGGCCTGCCTGACCTGCCGGCATCGGAGATCGTTATGGTCTCGACTCTCACCGACGCCAGATCGCGTGCGGCCCTGCGCACGCTCGCTGCCGCGTTCCGCGAGCATCGGCCGATCGTTTGCTGA
- a CDS encoding HugZ family pyridoxamine 5'-phosphate oxidase, with protein MATDPIRPTDASARGLARGLLRSARSASLATLTPDGHPFASLTSLATDIDGTPLILVSSLSGHTGNLIADPRCSLLIAPGGKGDPLAHARITLIATAETIERETEFGQRVRRRFLARQPKASLYVDFPDFSFFALRLQRASLNGGFGRAYELEASDVLSDCSQAGALIEAEEGAVEHMNEDHAEAIELYATKLLGGEDGAWRLSGVDPDGADLMLGDRALRLPFDEPVTTPDALRKTLVTLAGRARSAT; from the coding sequence ATGGCGACCGATCCGATCAGGCCGACCGATGCCAGTGCGCGCGGACTTGCACGAGGACTGCTGCGCAGCGCACGCTCGGCTTCCCTTGCGACGCTGACGCCGGACGGACACCCCTTCGCCAGCCTGACCAGCCTGGCGACAGATATCGACGGGACGCCACTGATCCTGGTCTCCTCGCTGTCGGGGCACACGGGCAATCTCATCGCCGATCCGCGCTGCTCGCTCCTGATCGCGCCCGGCGGCAAGGGCGACCCGCTCGCCCATGCGCGGATCACGCTCATCGCCACGGCCGAGACGATCGAGCGCGAGACAGAGTTCGGCCAGCGCGTGCGGCGCCGCTTCCTGGCGCGCCAGCCGAAAGCCTCGCTCTATGTCGATTTCCCCGATTTCTCTTTCTTCGCGCTCAGGCTCCAGCGCGCCAGCCTCAATGGCGGTTTCGGTCGCGCCTATGAGCTCGAGGCCAGCGACGTGCTCAGCGACTGCTCGCAGGCTGGGGCCCTGATCGAAGCCGAGGAAGGCGCGGTCGAGCATATGAACGAGGACCATGCCGAGGCGATCGAACTCTACGCCACCAAGCTCCTCGGCGGCGAGGACGGAGCCTGGCGCCTCTCCGGCGTCGACCCGGATGGCGCCGACCTGATGCTCGGCGACAGGGCGCTGCGTCTTCCTTTCGACGAGCCAGTGACCACACCGGACGCACTCCGCAAGACACTCGTGACGCTCGCCGGGAGGGCACGTAGCGCGACCTGA
- a CDS encoding MFS transporter, whose protein sequence is MDIPQTLPASRSRGMPALIAACLTALMFGLEISSVPAILPTLEKALPADFKEMQWIMNAYTIAVTGVLMAAGTLADRYGRKRVFLIAIMAFAIASLACGLAPNATVLIVARIFQGLSGGAGLICSVAILSQQFREPAERAMAFSVWGVVFGIGLGFGPIIGSAIVALSGWQWVFLVHTPIAVGTALLALASIRESRDPDAERLDIGGITTLSLSVFCLAYFITQGPDLGFTSPLALTILAIAAASFIAFLLIERTVSRPMIDVSVFRIRAFSGAIIGAAAMNVSYWPFMIYLPIWFEAGLGYDGLTAGLVLLAYTLPTLAVPPLAEQLARRYRAGVVIPAGLFTIGLGFMAMKLGTSVAAPSWLTMLPGCLLSGIGIGLANTPVTNTSTAAVPAERAGMASGIDLSARMISLAINIALMGFILVEGVRASLTTRLTASIDAATLRDLAEKVAAGTPVSPETGLSTALARQALADGFGAVMLYGGIGVWLLAAASFVIFARGSAPKGAVSCQAQ, encoded by the coding sequence ATGGACATCCCCCAAACGCTACCAGCGTCGCGCTCGCGCGGCATGCCGGCCCTCATTGCCGCCTGCCTGACGGCGCTGATGTTCGGCCTCGAGATCTCCAGTGTGCCGGCGATCCTGCCGACACTCGAAAAGGCACTGCCGGCCGACTTCAAGGAGATGCAGTGGATCATGAACGCCTACACCATCGCGGTGACGGGCGTGCTGATGGCGGCCGGCACATTGGCCGATCGCTACGGCCGCAAGCGGGTCTTCCTGATCGCAATCATGGCCTTTGCCATCGCTTCGCTGGCCTGCGGCCTCGCGCCCAACGCAACGGTGCTCATCGTCGCCCGCATATTTCAGGGCCTGAGCGGCGGGGCGGGTCTCATCTGCAGTGTCGCCATCCTGTCGCAGCAGTTCCGCGAGCCGGCCGAACGGGCGATGGCCTTCAGCGTCTGGGGGGTCGTCTTCGGCATCGGCCTCGGCTTCGGGCCGATCATCGGCAGTGCCATCGTCGCGCTCTCGGGCTGGCAATGGGTCTTTCTCGTCCATACGCCTATTGCTGTCGGGACGGCGCTCCTGGCGCTGGCTTCGATCCGGGAATCACGCGACCCCGACGCGGAGCGCCTCGATATCGGCGGCATCACGACGCTGTCATTGTCGGTGTTCTGCCTGGCCTATTTCATCACACAAGGCCCCGATCTCGGCTTCACCAGCCCGCTGGCCTTGACCATCCTTGCCATCGCGGCGGCGAGTTTCATTGCCTTCCTCCTGATCGAGCGAACGGTCAGTCGGCCGATGATCGATGTCTCGGTCTTCCGGATTCGCGCCTTCTCCGGCGCGATCATCGGCGCCGCGGCGATGAACGTCAGCTATTGGCCGTTCATGATCTATCTGCCGATCTGGTTTGAGGCCGGGCTTGGCTATGACGGCCTCACTGCAGGGCTCGTGCTGCTCGCTTATACGCTGCCGACCTTGGCGGTGCCGCCATTGGCCGAGCAGCTGGCGCGGCGCTATCGGGCGGGCGTCGTCATCCCCGCAGGGCTCTTCACCATAGGGCTCGGCTTCATGGCAATGAAGCTCGGCACCTCCGTCGCCGCTCCGAGCTGGCTGACCATGCTGCCGGGCTGCCTTCTCTCCGGCATCGGCATCGGCCTCGCCAACACCCCGGTCACCAACACCTCGACCGCTGCCGTGCCCGCCGAGCGCGCCGGCATGGCCTCCGGCATCGATCTCAGTGCCCGGATGATCTCACTCGCCATCAACATCGCGCTGATGGGCTTCATCCTCGTCGAAGGCGTGCGCGCTTCGCTCACGACCAGGCTCACAGCCAGCATCGATGCGGCTACATTGCGCGATCTGGCGGAAAAGGTAGCGGCTGGCACGCCGGTCTCTCCCGAGACCGGGCTCTCGACAGCGCTGGCGCGTCAGGCGCTCGCTGACGGCTTCGGGGCGGTCATGCTCTATGGCGGGATCGGCGTCTGGCTGCTCGCGGCGGCGAGCTTCGTGATCTTCGCGCGGGGCTCAGCGCCAAAGGGCGCGGTGTCCTGCCAGGCGCAATGA